The nucleotide window TGCGCCAGGCAATGCCGCAAAAGTACCGCGCCCACGCCCCGGCGCTGTGCGTCGGAACGCACGCCGATAACTAGCAAATGGACCATATCCGGCGTATTCATGACCAAGGCAAAACCCAACATCGCTCCCAGGCGGCGCACCACCCAGCCACGATATCCTGCGGACAGGGCATCCGCAAAATTCTGTCGTGTCCAAGGACTGGCTTGCACCTGGCGCTCGATCGCGGCGACCTCATCCACATCACTCAGGGCCATATCATGTACGCTCCAGTGCGCCGCATCGGCCTGCGGATTGCCCCCCAGGCCCTGCGCGCGTTCCACCGTGGTGTAGGCGACCTTGTCGCGCACATAGGCAGGGGCAGCCAGGGCGGGGTCCAGGTATTGACCATTTTGCCAGGCATGCGCAGCCAGGCGCGCCACCGTAGCGGCCTGCGCCCAGACCGGGGCCCCGTCATCCAGGGGGATCACCGCCCCCAGCGACCGCAGTTCGTCGGCCAGCCCATCAAACACCTGAACCGCGTCTCCGTGGACGGCCCAGCCGCCCCCCGCCTGCATGGTCCAGGCGGCAGATTCATGGCTGGCCCAGGCGACAATATCATGCCGGGCAATCAGCGCGGGTGCCTGCAAGGTAATCCAGTCTGTCCCTTGGGCCTGATAGGCTGCCGCATAGAGTTCCTGCATGCGCGCGTCCTGCAACACCACCTGCACCCCGACTGGATCAGGCCCGGCCTGCTGCACAGCAACGGCGCACAGCGAATCCACCGGCAGCACAGGGATATCCAGGGCCACCGCCAAGCCCTGGGCCACACCGCACGCCACCCGCAGCCCAGTAAACCCGCCCGGCCCCTGGCCAAAGGCCACGGCCGACAGGTCACGACGAGCGAGGCCCGCCTGCGCGAGCAGGCCGTCTGCCAGCGGCAGAATGCGTTCTGCATGCTCTTGGCGACCCTGGTGCTGAGCCGTATACAAGTGCACGCGCCCAGCCTGTTGTGACCATAAAGCCACGCTGCAAAAAGTGCTTGATGTCTCAAAGGCTAGAATGTGAAAATCGTCCATCATCTTGATATTTTAGTATTGTGTAAGCGCTTGTGATTCATGCTGGTGCCTTCTTCCTGTCCCTGTTACATTTAATCTATGAACACACATAATCAGACCCTCACCCGCAAAATTCTCATCGTCGACGACGACCCGCGTCTACGGGACCTGCTGCGGCGGTATCTGTCCGAACAGGGGTTCAATGTCTACGTTGCTGAAGATGCCAAAGAAATGGCAAAACTCTGGCAACGTGAACACTTCGACCTGCTCGTGCTCGACCTGATGCTACCCGGTGAAGACGGCCTGTCGATCTGCCGCCGTCTGCGCGGCAACCACGACAATACCCCGATTATCATGCTGACCGCCAAGGCCGAGGAAATCGACCGCATCGTAGGGCTGGAGATGGGCGCCGACGATTATCTGACAAAACCCTTTAACCCGCGCGAGCTCCTCGCCCGGGTCAATGCCATTTTGCGCCGCCGAGGCACCGATGAGCACCCCGGCGCCCCCAGTCAGGAAAACGAATCCGTCGAATTCGGCCCCTACCTGCTGAACCTATCCACCCGCACCCTCACCAAGGACGGGGAATCCGTGCCCATCACCACAGGCGAGTTCTCTGTCCTCAAAGTCTTTGCGCGCCACCCCAAAGTCCCTCTGTCGCGCGACAAGCTGATGGAGCTCGCTCGTGGGCGCGAATACGAAGCCTTCGACCGCAGTCTGGACGTGCAGATTTCACGCCTGCGAAAACTCATCGAACCCAACCCATCCAAACCCGTCTTTATCCAGACTGTCTGGGGATTGGGCTATGTCTTTGTCCCGGACGGCGGACAATAAACGACTCCTTGCCCGCAGGGTAAATCCCTGCGGGTCATCCGCATGACACTCCCAAAACGACTCCGGCACGCGATCCTGCCGCGCTTGCGCCTGGGCCTGTTCACCCGGTCATTTCTGCTGATTGCCAGCCTGATGCTGGTCAGCCTGGGCGCCTGGCTGCAGATTTTCTTCGATATCGAACAAGGCCCGCGCGCGATGCAGCTGGCCCAACGCATCTCCACCACCGTCAGCATCACCCGCTCGGCGCTGGTCTATGCCCCGACAAAAGTCCGTCCAGCCCTGTTGCTGGACCTGGCCACCCAGGAAAGCCTGCGGGTTCAGCCCCGCGAACACACGGATGTCCTGGAGCCCTTGCCGCACACCGACTATTGGGATAATGTCTCGGCAGAAGTGCGTAACCGCCTGGGCTCCCAAGCGAGCATAATGTGGGCAGTCAACGAAATGCCCGGCATCTGGGTCAGCTTTCATATCGACGACAAACAATACTGGCTGGTCTTTGACCGCGACCAGTTGCGCATGACCAGTGGCCGCGAATGGCTGGGCTGGATTACCGCTTCCCTGATGCTGGCGCTGCTGGGCGCAGCCATCAGCGCCCGCTTTGTGAATCACCCCCTATCCCAACTGGCCAAGGTCGCCCAGCAATTGGCGCGGGGCCAGACCCCCACCCCATTGCCCGAAAAAGGCCCCGTCGAAATCCGCGACATGAACGCGGCGTTCAACCGCATGGCCCGGGACATACGCCAGAACGAAGCCGACCGCGAGATCATGCTGGCGGGTATTTCACATGATCTGCGCACGCCATTGGCCCGCATGCGCCTGGAAATCGAAATGGGCCACCTCAGCGACGAGGCCCGGCAGGCCATCGACGACGACCTGGCTCAAATCAACCACAGCATCGGCCAGCTCATGGAATATGCCCGCCCGGCAGGACTGGTGCCGGAAATCGGCATCGATGTATCCCGTGTTCTGGAAGACCTGGCTGAACGCGAGCGCAGCCACACCGAGACCCTGGGCGGCCACCTTCAAACCAGCATCGAGCCCGGCCTGCAGGCGCGCATCAGCGCCAACGACTTGAAACGCATCGTCAGCAATCTCATCGAAAATGCCCGCCGCTATGGCCGCAGCCCACACGACAACCAGGCGCATATCAGCCTCCATGCCTACCAAAGCGGCCCCGTGCTGCGCATCGAGGTCCAGGACCAAGGCATCGGCATCCCGCCGACCGATATCCACCGCTTGCTGCGGCCCTTCGCGCGCGGCGATCTGGCACGCACCGGGGTCAGCGGCGCCGGCCTGGGGCTGTCCATTGTCGAACGCCTGCTGGGCCAGGTCGGCGGCAAATTCGAGCTGCACTCACAACCTGCTCAGGGCCTGCTGGCACGTATCGAAATCCCCAAGGCCAAGGTCCGCCCGACCGACAAGCCTATGACGTAGAATGAGGTGGCGGCCCTGTTGGCCGCCCCCATCTCAGGAGCCCCGATGAAAACCATAGGCGACAAACTCGAGGCCTTTCGTGTCACGGGCGTCAAGCCCGGCTTCAGCCAACCCGAGGAAAAAGGCGTTTCCGCCTTCGAGGACATCACCGAGTCTTCCTTTCCCGGAAAATGGAAGGTCATTTATTTTTACCCAAAGGACTTCACCCAGGTCTGCCCCACCGAAATCATCGGCTTCAATGCCCTGGCGGATGACTTCGAAGAACGCGACGCCATCCTGATGGGAGGGTCCACCGACAATGAATACGTCAAGCTGGCCTGGCGGCGCGAAAATCCCGACATCAACAAGCTCAATCACTATCAGTTCGGCGACACCAACGGCGCCCTGATCGACCAGCTAGGCATACGCGACAAAATCGAAGGCGTCGCCTTGCGTGCCACCTTCATCATCGATCCCGACAATATCGTCCAGCATGTGTCGGTCAATCATGCCAACGTAGGCCGCAACCCAGAAGAAACCCTGCGCATCCTGGATGCGCTGCTGACTGACGAACTCTGCGCCTGCAACCGCGCCATCGGCGGCGCAACGCTGTAAGGCCTGTGCCCGTGGACCGCCCCTAACAAGGGGCTGGTTCAGCCGCGTCGGCCCAGTGCTGCCTCTACTGATGTGCCAGCAGCACCACTGCGCTCGCTGCAATGCCTTCGCCGCGTCCCAGATAGCCTAGTCCTTCGTTGGTCTTGGCCTTGATGTTGACGTCCGCCACAGACACCTCCAGATCCTGGGCCAGGCAGGCTGCCATGGCAGCGGCATGCGGACCGATCTTGGGCGCCTGCGCATGCACCGTGGCATCCACATTCACCACCCGCCAGCCTGCTGCCTGAGCCAAACGAACGGCCTCACGCAAGAACACGCGGCTGTCGGCCCCTGCCCAGCGCGGATCACGGTCAGAAAAATGGCGGCCAATATCGCCCTGGCCCGCCGCCCCCAACACCGCATCGGTCACGGCATGCAGCAAGACATCGGCATCCGAATGGCCTGCCAGGCCACGCTCAAAAGGAATGGTGACGCCACCAATAATCAAGGGACGATCCGGCACCAGCACATGCAGGTCATGGCCCTGGCCAATACGGAAAGGGAAAGGGTTGGACATCAGCCGGGCATCCTTGGAAAAAATAGTGGGTGAATTTTGCAGCCAGGTCTCGTACCAGTCGAAATCTTCTGGCCAGGTCAGTTTGTCGTTGCGACGACTGCCTCGCACCAGCAAGGGCGAACGCCCACCAGAATACTCCAGCGCAGACGCTTCATCCGTAATGCGATCGTCTTGCGCACAAGCATCCAGCGCAGACAATAGCTCTGCCGCAGGGAACATCTGCGGGGTCTGAGCCAGCCAGAGATGATCGCGGGCCAGGGTCCGGCAGACTTCAGGCGCAATCGGCCCCGTCCCCGCGCAATCCGCAGCAAGCTTCACCGTATCGGCCACCGGCAAGGCCAACAAGCCTCCGCAATCATGCCGCCAGCAGGTCTCAATCAGATCCGACAAAGCCTGCGCGGGCAAACCTGGCCGCGCAGCATCATGCACCAGCACCCAGGCGTCAGGCGGCAACTCCGCATCGTGCAATGCTGCTCGTACCGTATCCGCCCGGCTTGGCCCACCACAGGGCCGCCAGACAGTGCGTGGCAGCCCCGCCAGCGCTGCATCGACCCACGGGTCACCCAAGGCCACGGCAACCCGCACCTGAGCAATACGCGCATCCGCCAGCAGCGCACACACCGTGCGCCGCAGCATGGGCTGGCCACCAAGCAGGGCATATTGTTTGGGCAGCCCCTGAGCCCGCGCCGCCCGCGCACCGATTCCGGCGGCAGGCACCAAGGCAATCAAAAGAGGATTCATGGAGAGGATTCTAATGTTTCCAGAAAATGTAATCCATCAAAACAAATAAGCCTAAAAACACAAGACGAACGGAATAAATGTAATATAGCTACATTATTTATCCCTGATCAGGAATCCTGTACTCATGTCCCCACTAGACCTACTCAAAGCCAGCCCGGTCATGCCGGTCATCGTCATCCAGGACCCCGATACCGCGCCCGAACTGGCGCAAGCCCTGGTCGACGGCGGGATTCGCACGCTGGAAATCACCCTACGTTCGACAGCGGCACTGACCGCCATCCGCCGGATTCGCGATCAGGTGCCCGAGGCGCTGGTGGGTGTGGGCACCGTGCGTGACCCCCAGCAGCTGGACGCCGCCATCCAGGCAGGAGCCTGTTTTGGGGTCAGCCCCGGCTGCACCGAAGCACTGGCCCTGGCCGCCAGCCAGGCCGGAATCCCCTTTTTACCAGGGGTGTCGACAGCCTCCGAGGCCCTGCGCGCCGCCGAGCTGGGTTTTACGGTACAGAAACTATTTCCGGCGGAGGCAGTCGGCGGGGTCGCCCTGCTGAAGGCCTGGTATGGCCCGCTGCCTGATCTGTCTTTTTGTCCCACCGGGGGTATTCATGCGGGCAATGCTGCCAACTATCTGGCTCTGCCCAACGTCGGCTGCGTCGGGGGATCATGGCTGACCCCTGCCAGCGCCATTGCAGCCCGCCAATGGGAGCAAATCACCCAACTGGCGCGCCAGGCCTGCAGCCTATAAACACACATCAATACCCAGCGGCCTGCAACTGAGCGAGGCTCGGCAGGCCCTCGGTATCGCCCAATACCTGCACCGCCCGGGCACCGATCCAAGCGGCCCGGGCCACCGCGCGTTCCGGCGACAGGCCTGCCAGC belongs to Castellaniella sp. and includes:
- a CDS encoding bifunctional 4-hydroxy-2-oxoglutarate aldolase/2-dehydro-3-deoxy-phosphogluconate aldolase, with protein sequence MSPLDLLKASPVMPVIVIQDPDTAPELAQALVDGGIRTLEITLRSTAALTAIRRIRDQVPEALVGVGTVRDPQQLDAAIQAGACFGVSPGCTEALALAASQAGIPFLPGVSTASEALRAAELGFTVQKLFPAEAVGGVALLKAWYGPLPDLSFCPTGGIHAGNAANYLALPNVGCVGGSWLTPASAIAARQWEQITQLARQACSL
- the tsaB gene encoding tRNA (adenosine(37)-N6)-threonylcarbamoyltransferase complex dimerization subunit type 1 TsaB, with translation MDDFHILAFETSSTFCSVALWSQQAGRVHLYTAQHQGRQEHAERILPLADGLLAQAGLARRDLSAVAFGQGPGGFTGLRVACGVAQGLAVALDIPVLPVDSLCAVAVQQAGPDPVGVQVVLQDARMQELYAAAYQAQGTDWITLQAPALIARHDIVAWASHESAAWTMQAGGGWAVHGDAVQVFDGLADELRSLGAVIPLDDGAPVWAQAATVARLAAHAWQNGQYLDPALAAPAYVRDKVAYTTVERAQGLGGNPQADAAHWSVHDMALSDVDEVAAIERQVQASPWTRQNFADALSAGYRGWVVRRLGAMLGFALVMNTPDMVHLLVIGVRSDAQRRGVGAVLLRHCLAHCRQAGLPALTLEVRPSNTQAIAFYQQHGFVQQGLRRAYYPAVQGVREDAWIMTLTLPESP
- the ompR gene encoding two-component system response regulator OmpR, with protein sequence MNTHNQTLTRKILIVDDDPRLRDLLRRYLSEQGFNVYVAEDAKEMAKLWQREHFDLLVLDLMLPGEDGLSICRRLRGNHDNTPIIMLTAKAEEIDRIVGLEMGADDYLTKPFNPRELLARVNAILRRRGTDEHPGAPSQENESVEFGPYLLNLSTRTLTKDGESVPITTGEFSVLKVFARHPKVPLSRDKLMELARGREYEAFDRSLDVQISRLRKLIEPNPSKPVFIQTVWGLGYVFVPDGGQ
- the ispF gene encoding 2-C-methyl-D-erythritol 2,4-cyclodiphosphate synthase, whose amino-acid sequence is MNPLLIALVPAAGIGARAARAQGLPKQYALLGGQPMLRRTVCALLADARIAQVRVAVALGDPWVDAALAGLPRTVWRPCGGPSRADTVRAALHDAELPPDAWVLVHDAARPGLPAQALSDLIETCWRHDCGGLLALPVADTVKLAADCAGTGPIAPEVCRTLARDHLWLAQTPQMFPAAELLSALDACAQDDRITDEASALEYSGGRSPLLVRGSRRNDKLTWPEDFDWYETWLQNSPTIFSKDARLMSNPFPFRIGQGHDLHVLVPDRPLIIGGVTIPFERGLAGHSDADVLLHAVTDAVLGAAGQGDIGRHFSDRDPRWAGADSRVFLREAVRLAQAAGWRVVNVDATVHAQAPKIGPHAAAMAACLAQDLEVSVADVNIKAKTNEGLGYLGRGEGIAASAVVLLAHQ
- a CDS encoding peroxiredoxin — translated: MKTIGDKLEAFRVTGVKPGFSQPEEKGVSAFEDITESSFPGKWKVIYFYPKDFTQVCPTEIIGFNALADDFEERDAILMGGSTDNEYVKLAWRRENPDINKLNHYQFGDTNGALIDQLGIRDKIEGVALRATFIIDPDNIVQHVSVNHANVGRNPEETLRILDALLTDELCACNRAIGGATL
- a CDS encoding sensor histidine kinase; this encodes MTLPKRLRHAILPRLRLGLFTRSFLLIASLMLVSLGAWLQIFFDIEQGPRAMQLAQRISTTVSITRSALVYAPTKVRPALLLDLATQESLRVQPREHTDVLEPLPHTDYWDNVSAEVRNRLGSQASIMWAVNEMPGIWVSFHIDDKQYWLVFDRDQLRMTSGREWLGWITASLMLALLGAAISARFVNHPLSQLAKVAQQLARGQTPTPLPEKGPVEIRDMNAAFNRMARDIRQNEADREIMLAGISHDLRTPLARMRLEIEMGHLSDEARQAIDDDLAQINHSIGQLMEYARPAGLVPEIGIDVSRVLEDLAERERSHTETLGGHLQTSIEPGLQARISANDLKRIVSNLIENARRYGRSPHDNQAHISLHAYQSGPVLRIEVQDQGIGIPPTDIHRLLRPFARGDLARTGVSGAGLGLSIVERLLGQVGGKFELHSQPAQGLLARIEIPKAKVRPTDKPMT